The Chryseobacterium sp. G0186 genome includes the window TGCAATGATCAATGAAAAACCGTTTGCTTTTGCAAAATCAACTCCTTCTGTGGAAATACCATATCCCTCAGAGTTTCTATCCGGAATATAATAATCCAAATATTTTTTCTCAACAATTTTGCTGAGGTAAAGGTACATTAAGGCAACCGCTGTAGTTCCATCTACATCATAGTCTCCATATACCAATATTTTTTCACCATTTTCAATTGCAGTGGCAATACGCTCTACAGCTTTTTGCATATCTGCCATTAAAAACGGATTGTGTATATCGTTAAGGTTTGGTTTGAAAAATTCTCTCGCCTTTTGATAATTGTCAATTCCTCTTAGAACGAGAAGCTTAGATTCAAAAGTACCAAAACCAAGTGACGAACTTAGTCCGTCCACAACTTCCTCATCGGGTTCGGGCTTATAAATCCATTTTTGACTCATTTCACAAAAATAAGGAAAAAAAATAGCATTTTGAATGGATGAAGAACTAAGTTTTGACTTAATAATTGTTAAAAAATGGCTATCTTCGTCCTCCAAATTTAAAATGACTATGAAAAAAATTATCGTATGCCTCGCATTTTTAGGGGCCATGAATTCGATCAATGCACAAAAAATTAATCTCGGTAAAGCTGCCGGAATGATCTCCAATGGTGCAAAAGCATTAACTTTTACTAACGAGGATGCTATTAAATTATCCAAGGAATCTGTAGATTGGATGGATAAAAACAATCCTGTAGCCGGACCAAAAGATCCGTATACCGTGAGATTGAATAAACTGTTTGGAAAACATAAGTCTCAAGACGGATTAAACTTAAACTATAAGGTTTATAAGGTGAAAGATATCAATGCTTTTGCTTGTGCAGACGGAAGTGTACGTGTATTCTCGTCTTTGATGGATATTATGACAGATAATGAATTGTTAGCTGTAATCGGTCACGAAATTGGTCACGTTAAAAATGAAGATACCAAAGATGCCATGAAATCAGCTTATCTGAAGGCTGCGGCATTAGATGCTGCTTCATCGGCTTCAGCTGAAGTAGCTACGCTGAATGAAAGTCAGGTAGGAAAAATGGCCAATGCTTTTGTGGATGCTTCTCACAGTAAAAAACAGGAATCTGAAGCTGATACGTATTCATATGACTTTATGAAAGCTAATAAATATGATGTAGTAGGAGCTTATACAGCTTTCAAAAAACTGGCGTTACTTTCACAGGGAAGTACACAGACAGGTTTTGAGAAAATGTTTAATTCTCATCCTGATAGCGAAAAAAGAGCTCAGGCAATTAAGAAGAAGGCAGAGAAAGACGGATTATGGAAAGATCCGGGAACCGTTGCTATTCCAACTACAAAACTTACAAAATAATTATTTTATTTATTGTTAAAAAAATCCCTCAAAGCATTGCTTTGAGGGATTTTTATATGATCCTGTATTGGATTAAGAATACATTTTTTCTCTTAATTCTTTGATCTTCTTGTCAGCAAGATATTCGTCGTAAGTCATTTCTCTATCGATGATTCCTGTAGGAGTCAATTCAATGATTCTGTTACAGACTGTAGAAAGCATTTCGTGGTCATGAGATGACAATAAAAGGTTTCCTTTGAAGTTTGATAACGAGTTGTTCAACGTAGTAATACTTTCAAGATCTAAGTGGTTCGTTGGTTCATCCAATAGAAGAACATTTGCTTTCTGAAGCATCATTCTACTGAACATACATCTCATTTTTTCACCTCCTGAAAGTACTTTACAAGATTTCAAAGCTTCATCACCTGAGAAAAGCATTCTTCCCAAGAATCCTCTTATGAATTCTTCGTGACGCTCTTCGTCATTCTTAGTGAATTGTCTCAACCAATCAACTAAACTAAGATCTTCCTGGAAGAAATTTGTATTATCTAAAGGCATGTGAGATTGGTTCGTAGTAACACCCCAAGCAACATTTCCTTTGTCTGCTTCAGCATTTCCTGCTAAAATTTCGAAAAATTCTGTAACCGCCAAGGAGTTTCTGGAAAGTATAGCTACTTTATCACCCTTTTTAAGATTAAGATCGATATTTGAGAATAATAATTCTCCGTCTTTTGTTTTTTCAAGACCTTTTACATCTAAAATCTGATCTCCAACTTCTCTTTCCATTTCGAAGATAATAGCTGGGTATCTTCTTGATGATGGTTTAATATCATCAATATTTAATTTGTCGATCATTTTCTTTCTCGCAGTAGCCTGTTTAGCTTTTGCAACGTTTGAACTGAATCGGGCAATGAAGTCCTGAAGTTCTTTTTTCTTTTCCTCAGCCTTTTTGTTTGCCTGAGCTCTTTGTCTTGTTGCTAATTGAGATGCCTGATACCAGAAAGAGTAGTTACCTGTGTAAAGGTTAAGCTTAGCGTAATCTAAGTCTCCAATGTGTGTACATACCGTATCCAAGAAGTGACGGTCGTGAGATACTACAATTACTGTATTTTCATAATCTGCAAGGAAATCCTCAAGCCAAGAGATGGTGTCAATGTCAAGGTCATTGGTAGGTTCATCCAGAATCAATACATCCGGATTTCCGAAAAGTGCCTGAGCCAAAAGAACCTTTACTTTGTCTTTGTTCTCAAGTTCACTCATCATTTGCCAGTGCATATCATCTTTAACACCTACGTTTGAAAGCATGGTCTGAGCATCAGACTCTGCAGTCCATCCACCCATTTCATCATAGATTACACCTAGCTCACCTGCTTTAATCCCATCTTCATCAGAGAAATCTTCTTTTGCGTATAACGCATCCATTTCCTCTTTTATCTCAAATAATTTTTTATTACCTCTCAAAACAGCTTCAAGAACAGTATATTGATCAAATGCAAAGTGATCCTGCTCCAAAACTGACATCCTTTTCCCTGGTTCCAGAGATACATGTCCTGTTGTCGGATCTTGCTTTCCTGTTAATATTTTAAGGAATGTAGACTTTCCCGCTCCGTTTGCTCCGATGATCCCGTAGCAGTTTCCTTTGGTAAACATAATATTTACCTCGTCAAAAAGAACTCTTTTCCCGAATTGTAAAGATAAGTTAGATACTGTTAACATATAGTTTTGTAAATTTGGCGCAAAATTACGAAAAGAATTTGGGTATTTTGTAATAATATAATAGTCAAGTTTTTAAATGTATCGTATTTTTTATATATTTCATTAACGAAATTTTAAAATGATGAAGATTGAAAAAACAGTTAGCATATTAAATAGAAGAGCTCGGTTTGAATATGAAATTCTTGAAGAATACGAAGCAGGAATGGTTTTAACGGGTACAGAGATAAAATCTTTACGTTCTTCCAAAGCATCAATCACAGAATCGTTCTGTCAGTTTATTGATGGGGAGTTATACATCATCAACATGATGATTGATGAGTATAAATTAGGAACTTTTTACAATCACAAAACAAAAAGGGAACGGAAATTGCTGTTGCACAAAAAAGAATTACAAAAACTTGAAAAAAAGTTAAAGGATGCCGGAAACACAATTATTCCTTTAAAATTATATATCACTGACCGAGGTAAAGCAAAGGTGCTGATAGCACTGGGTAGAGGGAAAAAGCTTTTCGATAAAAGGGAGGCGATAAAAGATAGAGAAAATAAACGGAACCTGGACAGAATATTAAAGAAAAGTTAAAAATCATTTGAAAAACTTTGTTTATAAAGAAAAATTATATTTATTTTGCATTATCAATTATTTAATCATTTAATTCTATGAAAAATCTAAAATTAGGAATTTCAGCATTGGCACTTACTGTTGCTTCTACTGTTTTCGCGCAGACTACCAACAATCCGTGGTTAATCGGAGTTGGTGCTCATGCAGAAAACCATGTAGCAGTTAGAGATGGCTTCAGTAATACGTTCGCTGCTAAAAATTTAACAAAGAGATTGTTCAATGTGAACAACTACTCTATTACACCTCCTTTATCTAAATTAACAGTTGCTAGAAACATTGGAAAAGGTTTAGTTATCGACTGGCAAACTTCTGTTGGAAATGTTGAAAACAAAAGATTCAACATGGGGAAAGAATTTTTCCTAATGACAGGTATTGGTTTCCAGGCTAAGGCTGCAGGTCTTTTATGGAACGAAGAATCTTGGTTTGATCCATATTTAAGAGTTGGTGCTAACTACCTAAGACATGACTATACTGGGCTTTCTTTCCCAAGAAATGCTGTTGATGCTGACGGTAACTTCATTGAAACTGTTAAGAACGGTAAAGACGGTAATGAAAATGGTAAAGCTAATCACTTTGCAGTATCTACGGGTGCTGGTGCTAACTTCTGGGTAACTAAAAACTTCGGTCTTGGTATCCAAGGAGATTATGTGTCAACTCCAGGTGATCACTCTACAGTTGCTAACTTCTGGCAAGCTTCTGCATCTATCTTATTTAGATTCGGAAACAGAGACAGAGATAAGGATGGTATCCTAGATAAAGACGATCTTTGTCCAGATACTCCAGGTTTACCAGAATTCCAAGGATGTCCTGATACTGACG containing:
- a CDS encoding M48 family metallopeptidase; this encodes MKKIIVCLAFLGAMNSINAQKINLGKAAGMISNGAKALTFTNEDAIKLSKESVDWMDKNNPVAGPKDPYTVRLNKLFGKHKSQDGLNLNYKVYKVKDINAFACADGSVRVFSSLMDIMTDNELLAVIGHEIGHVKNEDTKDAMKSAYLKAAALDAASSASAEVATLNESQVGKMANAFVDASHSKKQESEADTYSYDFMKANKYDVVGAYTAFKKLALLSQGSTQTGFEKMFNSHPDSEKRAQAIKKKAEKDGLWKDPGTVAIPTTKLTK
- a CDS encoding ABC-F family ATP-binding cassette domain-containing protein; translated protein: MLTVSNLSLQFGKRVLFDEVNIMFTKGNCYGIIGANGAGKSTFLKILTGKQDPTTGHVSLEPGKRMSVLEQDHFAFDQYTVLEAVLRGNKKLFEIKEEMDALYAKEDFSDEDGIKAGELGVIYDEMGGWTAESDAQTMLSNVGVKDDMHWQMMSELENKDKVKVLLAQALFGNPDVLILDEPTNDLDIDTISWLEDFLADYENTVIVVSHDRHFLDTVCTHIGDLDYAKLNLYTGNYSFWYQASQLATRQRAQANKKAEEKKKELQDFIARFSSNVAKAKQATARKKMIDKLNIDDIKPSSRRYPAIIFEMEREVGDQILDVKGLEKTKDGELLFSNIDLNLKKGDKVAILSRNSLAVTEFFEILAGNAEADKGNVAWGVTTNQSHMPLDNTNFFQEDLSLVDWLRQFTKNDEERHEEFIRGFLGRMLFSGDEALKSCKVLSGGEKMRCMFSRMMLQKANVLLLDEPTNHLDLESITTLNNSLSNFKGNLLLSSHDHEMLSTVCNRIIELTPTGIIDREMTYDEYLADKKIKELREKMYS
- the smpB gene encoding SsrA-binding protein SmpB, with amino-acid sequence MKIEKTVSILNRRARFEYEILEEYEAGMVLTGTEIKSLRSSKASITESFCQFIDGELYIINMMIDEYKLGTFYNHKTKRERKLLLHKKELQKLEKKLKDAGNTIIPLKLYITDRGKAKVLIALGRGKKLFDKREAIKDRENKRNLDRILKKS
- a CDS encoding OmpA family protein; translation: MKNLKLGISALALTVASTVFAQTTNNPWLIGVGAHAENHVAVRDGFSNTFAAKNLTKRLFNVNNYSITPPLSKLTVARNIGKGLVIDWQTSVGNVENKRFNMGKEFFLMTGIGFQAKAAGLLWNEESWFDPYLRVGANYLRHDYTGLSFPRNAVDADGNFIETVKNGKDGNENGKANHFAVSTGAGANFWVTKNFGLGIQGDYVSTPGDHSTVANFWQASASILFRFGNRDRDKDGILDKDDLCPDTPGLPEFQGCPDTDGDGVPDKDDQCPDVAGPVENNGCPWPDTDGDGVIDKDDACPTVAGPAENNGCPWPDTDGDGILDKDDACPTVPGLPEYNGCPKPVKVISDEATGALKGILFNFNKATIRPESNGKLDEAAKIIKQSSDGTFLVTGHTDAKGAAAYNLKLSRERAASVVGALEARGVNANQLKSTGVGSRDAKVPAKATDAERMIDRKVVVEAVNGAAWDALKKSDLDVVEKKTVVKKAKKAPAKKKAAAKKKK